The Hyphomicrobiales bacterium genome has a window encoding:
- a CDS encoding conserved hypothetical protein (Evidence 4 : Unknown function but conserved in other organisms): MTVLPLEPLDVRAIPPVVRHATIFGILERLAPGEAFSIVNDHNPAPLRRQIEARYPGAYSWAYLVQGPEIWQVEIGRNAAGTAAHDADCGGHDEGHSCTCGH; the protein is encoded by the coding sequence ATGACCGTCCTGCCACTCGAACCGCTCGACGTCCGCGCGATCCCGCCCGTCGTCCGCCACGCGACGATCTTCGGCATTCTGGAGCGTCTGGCGCCGGGCGAGGCCTTCAGCATCGTCAACGACCACAACCCCGCGCCGCTGCGCCGGCAGATCGAGGCGCGCTATCCCGGCGCCTATTCCTGGGCCTATCTCGTGCAGGGGCCGGAGATCTGGCAGGTCGAGATCGGCCGCAACGCGGCCGGCACGGCGGCGCATGACGCCGATTGCGGCGGCCATGACGAAGGCCATTCCTGCACCTGCGGTCACTGA
- a CDS encoding conserved hypothetical protein (Evidence 4 : Unknown function but conserved in other organisms) produces MTDAQMGLAIATPAIIVMALLLYRMGVLQKGGVATAILMSLAIAAILYVEQ; encoded by the coding sequence ATGACCGACGCCCAGATGGGTCTCGCCATCGCCACGCCCGCCATCATCGTGATGGCGCTGCTGCTCTATCGCATGGGGGTTCTGCAGAAGGGTGGCGTCGCCACCGCGATCCTGATGTCGCTCGCCATCGCCGCCATCCTCTATGTCGAGCAGTGA
- the norD gene encoding Protein NorD codes for MLDFLELEETVGRYWHRLVGETASLPHHPQAAVTLASMAPTLAVCFRGFGGAPGIRIVPARERVAGHRLNLRQRVGLGEERLALALRTPDSLQLPTRIALFPEADLNRDFYVWLAACMATMPARPATDDDPLRRDLALIAAARLLVAQVLAAFPGLGPVYRRLAEALLATRRRKGLPATEARVEALIQALLRGKTADIASEAWPVRTPPGYLPALGVPLWPLASAAAPARPRRRDEDQPPPASTKAEEQMKAYAASRDETAEEWRERSPFILNRFEKILAMSEMVAVDRPSDDSEEHDPEAADELDDMVLSERKGRPASRFRFDLDLPPEAMDETALAGALTYPEWDFRSASYREDHCRVLAAMARQELAPPVQDAATRALVRQVRRRFEALRPLREPQRGQIDGPDLDLDAVVRRQTDLASGGSGSDRIHLASRPQAHDLAVTTLMDVSLSTDSWFDDLRVLDVEKQALTVFAHGLAACGDHHEILTFTSRRRDWVRIETVKRFDEAMGPAVEARIAALKPGYYTRIGTAIRHAAAGLKARPDRRKLLLVLTDGKPNDIDHYEGRFAMEDTRMAVIEARRAGICVFAVTVDRESRAYIPHLFGRNGHAVVSKLERLPAALPAIYRALAA; via the coding sequence ATGCTGGACTTCCTCGAGCTGGAAGAGACCGTCGGGCGCTACTGGCACAGGCTGGTCGGCGAGACCGCGAGCCTGCCGCATCATCCGCAGGCGGCGGTGACGCTGGCCAGCATGGCGCCGACGCTCGCGGTCTGCTTCCGCGGCTTCGGCGGCGCGCCCGGCATCAGGATCGTCCCGGCCCGCGAGCGCGTCGCCGGGCATCGGCTCAATCTGCGCCAGCGCGTCGGCCTCGGCGAGGAGCGGCTGGCGCTTGCGCTACGCACGCCCGACAGCCTGCAACTGCCGACGCGGATCGCCCTGTTCCCGGAAGCCGACCTCAATCGCGACTTCTATGTCTGGCTCGCTGCCTGCATGGCCACGATGCCGGCCCGGCCGGCGACGGACGACGATCCGCTGCGGCGCGACCTCGCGCTGATCGCGGCGGCCCGGCTGCTGGTCGCGCAGGTCCTTGCTGCCTTTCCCGGCCTCGGCCCCGTCTATCGCCGGCTGGCCGAGGCCCTGCTCGCGACGCGCCGGCGCAAGGGGCTGCCCGCGACCGAGGCCAGGGTCGAAGCCCTGATCCAGGCGCTGCTGCGCGGCAAGACCGCCGATATCGCCTCCGAAGCCTGGCCCGTCCGAACGCCCCCCGGCTATCTGCCGGCGCTCGGCGTGCCGCTCTGGCCCTTGGCGAGCGCTGCCGCCCCCGCCCGCCCGCGCCGTCGCGACGAGGATCAGCCGCCGCCGGCCTCGACGAAGGCCGAGGAGCAGATGAAGGCCTATGCCGCCAGCCGCGACGAGACGGCCGAGGAATGGCGCGAGCGCAGCCCCTTCATCCTCAACCGCTTCGAAAAGATCCTGGCCATGTCGGAGATGGTCGCGGTCGACCGCCCCTCCGACGACAGCGAGGAGCACGATCCCGAAGCCGCCGACGAGCTCGACGACATGGTGCTGAGCGAGCGCAAGGGCCGCCCGGCCTCGCGCTTCCGCTTCGATCTCGACCTGCCGCCCGAGGCGATGGACGAGACGGCGCTCGCCGGCGCCCTGACCTACCCCGAATGGGATTTCCGCAGCGCCTCCTATCGCGAGGATCACTGCCGGGTGCTCGCCGCCATGGCGCGGCAGGAGCTGGCGCCTCCCGTGCAGGACGCCGCGACCCGCGCGCTGGTGCGTCAGGTCCGCCGCCGGTTCGAGGCGCTGCGTCCGCTGCGCGAACCGCAGCGCGGACAGATCGACGGCCCCGACCTCGATCTCGACGCGGTGGTGCGCCGCCAGACCGATCTCGCTTCCGGCGGCTCCGGCAGCGACCGCATCCACCTTGCCAGCCGGCCGCAGGCGCACGACCTCGCCGTGACGACGCTGATGGACGTCTCGCTTTCGACCGATTCCTGGTTCGACGATCTGCGCGTGCTCGATGTCGAGAAACAGGCGCTCACCGTCTTCGCCCACGGGCTCGCCGCCTGTGGCGACCACCACGAGATCCTGACCTTCACCTCCCGCCGTCGCGACTGGGTCCGGATCGAGACGGTGAAGCGCTTCGACGAGGCGATGGGGCCTGCCGTGGAAGCCCGCATCGCGGCGCTGAAGCCCGGCTATTACACAAGGATCGGCACCGCGATCCGCCATGCCGCGGCCGGGCTCAAGGCCCGCCCCGACCGGCGCAAGCTCCTGCTCGTGCTGACCGACGGCAAGCCGAACGACATCGACCATTACGAGGGCCGCTTCGCCATGGAGGATACGCGCATGGCGGTGATCGAGGCGCGCCGCGCCGGCATCTGCGTCTTCGCCGTGACGGTGGACCGCGAGTCGCGCGCCTATATCCCGCACCTCTTCGGCCGCAACGGCCACGCCGTGGTCTCGAAGCTCGAGCGCCTGCCGGCTGCCCTGCCGGCGATCTACCGCGCGCTCGCGGCGTGA
- the norQ gene encoding Protein NorQ, translated as MNMIPRPPVPAPATDTLDIPAYAASGNERFLFEKAWERRLPLLLKGPTGSGKTRFIAHMAAKLGLPLFTVACHDDLSAADLTGRHLLKGGETIWVDGPLTRAVREGGLCYLDEIVEARKDVAVVLHPLTDDRRILPLERTGELLAAPPSFMIAVSYNPGYQNLLKNLKPSTRQRFVSISFDFLPREQEIAVAAQESGLDEGAVAPLVDLARRLRTLKGQDIEEGVSTRLVVYAASLVAAGLPRAEAVMAAMIEPLTDEPEVRAGLVEIARAVLG; from the coding sequence ATGAACATGATCCCGCGCCCGCCCGTTCCGGCGCCCGCCACCGACACGCTCGACATTCCCGCCTACGCCGCCTCGGGCAACGAGCGCTTCCTGTTCGAGAAGGCCTGGGAGCGCCGCCTGCCGCTCCTGCTCAAGGGGCCGACCGGCTCGGGCAAGACCCGCTTCATCGCCCATATGGCGGCAAAGCTCGGCCTGCCGCTCTTCACCGTCGCCTGCCATGACGACCTCTCCGCCGCCGACCTCACCGGCCGCCACCTGCTCAAGGGCGGAGAGACCATCTGGGTCGACGGGCCGCTGACGCGGGCCGTGCGCGAGGGCGGATTGTGCTATCTCGACGAGATCGTCGAGGCCCGCAAGGACGTGGCGGTGGTACTGCACCCGCTCACCGACGATCGGCGCATCCTGCCGCTGGAGCGCACCGGCGAGCTGCTCGCCGCCCCGCCCTCCTTCATGATCGCGGTCTCCTACAACCCCGGCTACCAGAACCTGCTGAAGAACCTGAAGCCTTCCACCCGCCAGCGCTTCGTCTCGATCAGCTTCGACTTCCTGCCGCGCGAGCAGGAGATCGCCGTCGCCGCGCAGGAAAGCGGGCTCGACGAGGGCGCCGTCGCGCCGCTGGTCGATCTCGCCCGGCGTCTGCGCACGCTCAAGGGACAGGACATCGAGGAAGGCGTCTCGACCCGCCTCGTCGTCTATGCCGCGAGCCTTGTCGCCGCCGGCCTGCCGCGCGCCGAAGCCGTGATGGCGGCCATGATCGAGCCGCTGACCGATGAACCGGAGGTCCGCGCCGGGTTGGTCGAGATCGCCCGAGCGGTCCTCGGCTAG
- the norB gene encoding Nitric oxide reductase subunit B — MPGYNTTRYQTQSVAMLYFYGALALFIAQVAFGVVAGLIYVLPNTLSVILPFNIVRMIHTNALVVWLLLGFMGATYYLLPEEAQTELYSRRIAVVQFWMFFVAAAIAVVGYLFHIHEGREFLEQPFAIKVGIVVVVLMFLYNVTMTSLKGRKTTVTNILLFGLWGLAIFFLFAFYNPANLALDKMYWWYVIHLWVEGVWELIMASILAFLMIKLNGVDREVVEKWLYVIVGLALFSGILGTGHHYYWIGAPGYWQWIGSLFSTLEVAPFFTMVVFTIQMTWKAGRNHPNKAALLWSIGCSVMAFFGAGVWGFLHTLSSVNYYTHGTQVTAAHGHLAFFGAYVMLNLAVMAYAIPELKGRAPYNQWLSIASFWMMCTAMSVMTFALTFAGVVQVHLQRVLGQSFMDVQDQIALFYWVRLGSGVVVVVSALMFVWAVLVPGRERSAEPLALAQPAE, encoded by the coding sequence ATGCCTGGCTACAACACGACGAGATATCAGACCCAAAGCGTCGCGATGCTCTATTTCTACGGGGCGCTCGCCCTGTTCATCGCGCAGGTCGCCTTCGGGGTCGTGGCGGGACTGATCTATGTCCTGCCCAACACGCTGTCGGTCATCCTGCCCTTCAACATCGTGCGCATGATCCACACCAACGCCCTGGTCGTCTGGCTGCTGCTCGGCTTCATGGGCGCGACCTATTACCTGCTGCCCGAGGAGGCGCAGACCGAACTCTACAGCCGCAGGATCGCGGTCGTGCAGTTCTGGATGTTCTTCGTCGCGGCGGCGATCGCGGTCGTCGGCTATCTCTTCCACATCCATGAGGGGCGCGAGTTCCTGGAGCAGCCCTTCGCGATCAAGGTCGGCATCGTCGTCGTCGTGCTGATGTTCCTGTACAACGTCACCATGACCTCGCTGAAGGGTCGCAAGACCACCGTCACCAATATCCTGCTCTTCGGCCTCTGGGGCCTGGCGATCTTCTTCCTCTTCGCCTTCTACAACCCGGCCAATCTCGCGCTCGACAAGATGTACTGGTGGTACGTCATTCATCTCTGGGTGGAGGGCGTCTGGGAGCTGATCATGGCCTCGATCCTGGCCTTCCTGATGATCAAGCTCAATGGCGTCGACCGCGAAGTCGTGGAGAAGTGGCTTTACGTCATCGTCGGGCTCGCCCTGTTCTCCGGCATCCTCGGCACCGGCCACCATTATTACTGGATCGGCGCGCCCGGATACTGGCAGTGGATCGGCTCGCTGTTCTCGACGCTGGAGGTCGCGCCCTTCTTCACCATGGTGGTCTTCACCATTCAGATGACCTGGAAGGCCGGCCGTAACCATCCCAACAAGGCAGCCCTGCTCTGGTCGATCGGCTGCTCGGTGATGGCCTTCTTCGGCGCGGGCGTCTGGGGCTTCCTGCACACCCTCTCCTCGGTGAACTACTATACCCACGGCACGCAGGTCACCGCAGCCCATGGCCACCTCGCCTTCTTCGGCGCCTATGTGATGCTGAACCTCGCCGTGATGGCCTATGCCATCCCCGAGCTGAAGGGCCGCGCGCCCTACAATCAGTGGCTCTCGATCGCGAGCTTCTGGATGATGTGCACGGCGATGTCGGTGATGACCTTCGCGCTCACCTTCGCCGGCGTGGTCCAGGTCCATCTCCAGCGCGTGCTCGGCCAGAGCTTCATGGACGTGCAGGACCAGATCGCCCTGTTCTACTGGGTCCGGCTCGGCTCCGGGGTGGTCGTGGTGGTCTCGGCGCTGATGTTCGTCTGGGCCGTGCTGGTGCCCGGCCGCGAGCGCAGCGCCGAGCCGCTCGCCCTCGCCCAGCCGGCGGAATGA
- the norC gene encoding Nitric oxide reductase subunit C produces the protein MAERLTKAGARNVFYGGSIFFFAIFVGLTAHSHWFMRTKSTDESTLSPAVARGKHVWERNSCINCHTLLGEGAYFAPELGNVWKRYGGDKDAAGARESLKAWMAAQPTGIEGRRQMPQFNLTEQELNDLADFLEWTSRIKTQNWPPNEAG, from the coding sequence ATGGCCGAACGTCTGACAAAGGCGGGAGCCCGAAATGTCTTCTACGGCGGATCGATCTTCTTCTTCGCCATCTTCGTCGGGCTCACCGCCCACAGCCACTGGTTCATGCGGACCAAATCCACCGATGAATCGACGCTCTCGCCGGCCGTCGCCCGGGGCAAGCATGTCTGGGAGCGCAATTCCTGCATCAACTGCCACACCCTGCTGGGCGAGGGCGCCTATTTCGCGCCCGAACTCGGCAATGTCTGGAAGCGCTACGGCGGCGACAAGGATGCGGCCGGCGCCCGCGAGAGCCTGAAGGCCTGGATGGCGGCACAGCCGACCGGGATCGAAGGCCGGCGCCAGATGCCGCAGTTCAACCTGACCGAGCAGGAACTCAACGATCTCGCCGATTTCCTCGAATGGACGAGCCGGATCAAGACCCAGAACTGGCCGCCCAACGAGGCCGGCTGA
- a CDS encoding conserved hypothetical protein (Evidence 4 : Unknown function but conserved in other organisms) → MAIDFDILRRQPVFAALTPRERQLVAAAASPSTLAAEQRVFIQGEPASDFFLCLSGHIKLVRDDLGRSPVILRIVHPGEPFGLGRSVHARRHSATAIALSDCALAVWPLRSWHQFVHDMPGLPLGLIQLLERRLSDAQDRFVEIAALDVSRRIAHAILRLIDQAGRQEVGGVRIDFPVSRQDIAAQTGTTLHNVSRILTRWERQGVLSGGRRTLLVRDIPALMRLATVADASAAA, encoded by the coding sequence ATGGCTATCGACTTCGACATTCTGCGCCGGCAACCCGTCTTCGCCGCGCTGACGCCCCGCGAGCGGCAGCTCGTCGCCGCCGCCGCGTCTCCGTCCACCCTGGCCGCCGAACAGCGCGTCTTCATCCAGGGCGAGCCGGCGAGCGATTTCTTCCTCTGCCTGTCCGGGCACATCAAGCTCGTCAGGGACGATCTGGGCCGCAGCCCCGTGATCCTGCGGATCGTTCATCCGGGAGAGCCCTTCGGCCTCGGCCGCAGCGTCCATGCGAGACGCCATAGCGCGACCGCCATCGCCCTGAGCGACTGCGCGCTCGCCGTCTGGCCACTCCGCTCCTGGCACCAGTTCGTCCACGACATGCCCGGGCTGCCGCTCGGCCTGATCCAGCTCCTCGAACGCCGGCTTTCCGACGCGCAGGATCGCTTCGTGGAGATCGCAGCCCTCGATGTCTCCCGACGCATCGCTCACGCTATCTTGCGCCTGATCGATCAGGCCGGGCGGCAGGAGGTGGGCGGGGTCCGGATCGACTTCCCCGTGTCGCGGCAGGATATAGCGGCGCAGACCGGGACGACGCTGCACAACGTGTCCAGGATCCTCACGCGCTGGGAGCGACAGGGCGTCCTTTCCGGCGGCCGGCGGACGCTCCTGGTCCGGGACATCCCGGCGCTGATGCGCCTGGCGACCGTGGCGGACGCCAGCGCCGCGGCCTGA